From the Anaerolineales bacterium genome, one window contains:
- the rplM gene encoding 50S ribosomal protein L13, producing MQKSYYPKAAEISGQWYHVDANGQNLGRLATRIARVLLGKHRPEYTPGVDLGDFVVVTNCERVAVTGAKLVDKIYYRHTGYPGGLKETSLKHMLATHPERVIESAVRGMLPHNKLGRKLIKKLKVYAGPQHPHDPQKPQALTFE from the coding sequence ATGCAAAAAAGCTATTATCCGAAGGCCGCTGAAATTTCCGGCCAGTGGTACCACGTAGATGCCAACGGCCAGAACCTGGGCCGCCTGGCCACTCGCATTGCCCGCGTACTGCTGGGCAAGCACCGCCCGGAATACACCCCTGGTGTGGATCTGGGCGACTTTGTGGTGGTGACCAACTGCGAACGCGTGGCGGTTACCGGCGCTAAGTTGGTGGACAAGATCTATTATCGCCATACGGGCTACCCGGGCGGTCTGAAAGAGACCAGCCTGAAGCACATGCTGGCCACACACCCAGAGCGCGTGATCGAGAGCGCAGTGCGCGGCATGCTGCCGCACAACAAACTGGGTCGCAAACTGATCAAGAAGCTTAAGGTGTATGCCGGTCCGCAGCATCCCCACGACCCGCAGAAGCCCCAGGCTCTGACGTTCGAGTAG
- the map gene encoding type I methionyl aminopeptidase, whose product MSWERNIVLKSPAEIEIMQQAGHINFLALEEVRKHIRPGVTTDKLDQLAEQVIRDHGATPAFLNYPGPYPYPSTINACINEEMVHGLPTRKIELREGDIFSVDCGTVWQGFVGDSAFTAGVGEISAEAQKLIDVTREALRLGIEKLRPGNRLGDVSAAVQEWVESHGYHVPREYSGHGVGRNMHEGPQVPNYGTAGQGLELRPGLTIALEPMVLVGTHRTRVLADKWTVVSADGSLTAHFEHTVAVTEGDPLILTQ is encoded by the coding sequence ATGAGTTGGGAACGCAACATCGTCCTGAAAAGCCCTGCTGAGATCGAGATCATGCAGCAGGCCGGGCACATTAACTTTTTGGCTCTGGAGGAAGTGCGCAAGCACATTCGTCCCGGGGTGACCACCGATAAGCTGGACCAGCTGGCCGAGCAGGTCATTCGTGACCACGGGGCCACGCCGGCTTTCCTCAATTACCCGGGGCCGTATCCGTACCCCAGCACGATCAACGCCTGCATCAATGAAGAGATGGTGCATGGTTTGCCCACCCGCAAGATCGAGCTGCGCGAGGGCGACATTTTTTCGGTGGACTGCGGCACGGTCTGGCAGGGTTTCGTGGGTGACTCAGCGTTTACCGCCGGCGTCGGCGAGATCAGCGCCGAGGCTCAGAAGCTGATTGATGTGACCCGTGAGGCGCTGCGCCTGGGTATTGAGAAGCTGCGCCCGGGCAACCGGCTGGGCGATGTGTCTGCCGCGGTGCAGGAGTGGGTAGAGAGCCACGGTTACCACGTGCCGCGCGAATACTCCGGCCACGGGGTGGGGCGCAACATGCACGAGGGACCGCAGGTGCCGAATTACGGCACAGCGGGCCAAGGTTTGGAACTGCGCCCGGGTTTGACGATCGCCCTGGAGCCGATGGTTCTGGTGGGCACGCACCGCACACGGGTGCTGGCGGATAAGTGGACCGTGGTTTCTGCAGACGGCTCGCTGACGGCGCACTTTGAACATACTGTGGCGGTCACCGAGGGTGACCCTTTGATCCTGACCCAGTAA
- the rpsK gene encoding 30S ribosomal protein S11 — protein MAEDKEKNVSAEAAPSEEKAKPSRSTRGSKKGARRVTTGQIHIFATFNNTIVTVTDDQGNTISWASAGLVGFKGSRKSTPFASRLATERAVKAAQDMGMQEIELYVKGPGPGRESAVRAVQSMGLKVRSISDVTPVPHNGCRPPKRRRM, from the coding sequence ATGGCTGAAGATAAAGAAAAGAACGTTAGCGCAGAAGCTGCCCCTTCTGAAGAGAAGGCCAAGCCTTCTCGTTCCACGCGCGGCTCCAAGAAAGGCGCCCGCCGGGTTACGACTGGGCAGATCCATATTTTCGCCACTTTCAATAATACGATTGTGACGGTGACGGATGACCAGGGGAACACGATCTCCTGGGCCAGCGCAGGTCTGGTGGGCTTCAAGGGTTCTCGCAAGAGCACCCCGTTCGCCTCACGCCTGGCTACGGAGCGTGCAGTCAAGGCTGCCCAGGATATGGGCATGCAGGAAATTGAGTTGTATGTGAAAGGCCCTGGTCCTGGCCGTGAGTCCGCTGTGCGCGCTGTGCAAAGCATGGGCTTGAAGGTGCGTTCCATCTCTGATGTGACGCCGGTTCCGCACAACGGCTGCCGCCCACCCAAACGCCGCCGCATGTAA
- a CDS encoding DNA-directed RNA polymerase subunit alpha has protein sequence MIVLSNMVTPRIKKIAEARNYGKYSISPLERGYGGTLGNALRRVLLSSLEGVAVTSMRMTDVQHEYSQVPGIREDVIQIMLQLKQLRLKMHEGSTSRMHLEVRGEGVITAADIIAPAEIEIVNPELYLFTSDSGKTKLELELTVERGRGYSPANDRSGKLPIGELPVDAIYTPVRRVNWEVDYARVGQDTNYDNLVMEIWTDGTVRPEESMSTAAGILIEHLRHIAGVTEITLSPAPKEELGDSRLSSEVYDTPIENLDLSVRVFNSLKRAGITTVGEVMELLDKGQDAVMSIRNFGDKSMDELVDKMREKGYMQQDGEPTEGAAESE, from the coding sequence GTGATTGTCTTAAGTAATATGGTGACCCCGCGGATCAAGAAGATCGCGGAAGCCCGCAATTATGGAAAATATTCGATCAGCCCGCTGGAGCGCGGCTACGGCGGCACCCTGGGCAATGCGTTGCGCCGGGTGCTGCTCTCGTCTCTGGAAGGGGTGGCTGTTACCTCCATGCGCATGACTGACGTTCAGCATGAGTACAGCCAGGTGCCAGGCATCCGCGAAGATGTGATCCAGATCATGCTGCAGCTGAAGCAGCTGCGCCTGAAAATGCACGAAGGCTCCACCTCCCGCATGCACCTGGAAGTGCGTGGCGAAGGGGTGATCACGGCGGCTGACATTATTGCTCCGGCTGAGATCGAGATCGTCAATCCGGAGCTGTATCTGTTCACCTCTGACAGCGGCAAGACCAAGCTGGAGCTGGAGTTGACAGTAGAGCGCGGGCGCGGTTATTCGCCGGCCAACGACCGCAGCGGCAAGCTGCCGATCGGCGAGCTGCCAGTGGATGCGATCTACACCCCGGTACGCCGGGTGAACTGGGAAGTGGACTACGCCCGTGTGGGCCAGGATACCAACTACGACAACCTGGTGATGGAGATTTGGACCGACGGTACGGTGCGCCCCGAGGAATCGATGAGCACCGCGGCCGGCATCCTGATCGAACACCTGCGCCACATTGCCGGCGTGACCGAGATCACGCTGAGCCCGGCGCCCAAAGAAGAATTGGGCGACAGCCGCCTCTCCAGCGAAGTGTACGACACGCCGATCGAAAACCTGGACTTGTCTGTACGCGTCTTCAACTCCCTGAAGCGGGCCGGCATCACGACGGTGGGTGAGGTGATGGAGCTGTTGGACAAGGGCCAGGATGCGGTCATGTCCATTCGCAATTTTGGCGACAAGAGCATGGACGAGCTTGTCGACAAGATGCGCGAAAAGGGCTATATGCAACAAGACGGTGAACCCACTGAGGGCGCCGCGGAGTCGGAGTAA
- the rpsI gene encoding 30S ribosomal protein S9, which yields MAGQYYEGIGRRKTSTARVRVSSGAGAFIVNGKALDEYFSRLGDSKTILDVLGDAAAAGSVDVSVMVRGGGRTGQTGAVRMGLARALAGMNPEWHDPMAKNGHLRRDPRAKERKKPGLKRARKAPTYTKR from the coding sequence ATGGCAGGACAATATTACGAAGGCATTGGCCGTCGCAAGACCAGCACTGCTCGGGTACGGGTCAGCAGCGGCGCAGGTGCGTTCATTGTTAATGGCAAAGCGTTGGATGAGTACTTCTCCCGCCTGGGCGATTCCAAGACGATCTTGGATGTGCTGGGCGACGCTGCGGCGGCTGGCAGTGTAGATGTCAGCGTGATGGTGCGCGGCGGCGGCCGCACCGGGCAGACCGGCGCGGTGCGCATGGGCCTGGCGCGTGCGCTGGCCGGGATGAACCCCGAGTGGCACGACCCGATGGCCAAGAACGGCCATCTGCGCCGTGACCCGCGTGCCAAAGAGCGCAAGAAGCCGGGCCTCAAGCGTGCCCGCAAGGCGCCTACTTATACCAAGCGCTAA
- a CDS encoding adenylate kinase — protein MPTIFVLLGPPGAGKGTQAEIISKQLGLAHISSGDLFRENIKNQTELGVLAKQFMDRGDLVPDDVTIAMVRERLAQPDCARGALLDGFPRTPAQAEALGKTLEEIGTAVKTVPLIQLDEAVLVERLSGRWVCRAGGHVYHEQFNPPKQAGVCDVDGSELYQRDDDKRETVERRIRVYHEQTAPLVEYYRNKGVLVSINGDQPIDVVTGDLLAALGVGSSS, from the coding sequence GTGCCTACAATTTTTGTTTTACTCGGTCCGCCTGGAGCCGGTAAGGGAACCCAGGCCGAAATTATCTCCAAACAGTTGGGCCTGGCCCACATTTCTTCCGGAGATTTGTTTCGAGAGAACATTAAAAACCAAACCGAGCTTGGGGTGCTGGCCAAGCAGTTCATGGATCGGGGCGATCTGGTCCCCGATGATGTAACCATCGCCATGGTGCGTGAGCGCCTAGCCCAGCCTGACTGCGCACGCGGCGCCTTGCTGGATGGCTTCCCGCGTACGCCGGCCCAGGCAGAAGCCCTGGGCAAGACCCTGGAAGAGATCGGCACGGCGGTAAAGACCGTGCCCCTGATCCAACTGGATGAGGCGGTGCTGGTGGAACGCCTTAGCGGGCGCTGGGTCTGCCGGGCGGGCGGGCATGTCTACCATGAGCAGTTCAACCCGCCGAAGCAGGCGGGGGTCTGCGATGTAGACGGCTCTGAACTGTACCAGCGCGACGACGACAAGCGTGAGACTGTCGAACGGCGCATTCGGGTCTACCATGAGCAGACCGCGCCTTTGGTGGAGTATTACCGCAACAAGGGCGTTCTGGTGAGCATTAACGGCGACCAACCGATCGATGTGGTAACCGGGGACCTGTTGGCGGCGCTAGGGGTGGGCAGCTCGTCATGA
- the mazG gene encoding nucleoside triphosphate pyrophosphohydrolase has protein sequence MPELTGITLLGLGPGNPKQITREAWDVLNSVPEVYLRTSRHPLVSAFPASLKVHSFDHIYESEAQFETVYARIVSEVLELGARPGGVVYAVPGAPFVAETTAPEIARRARQAGIPVRIVQGLSFVEPLLAVLGEDLLPQLSIVDALDVLEQHHPLFPPHAPALVAQVYSRQVAGDLKITLMAQYPDEHAVRLVHAAGTADELVEELPLHAIDHSEQIGVLTALYVPALGPNTSFEEFQELIAHLRAPEGCPWDREQTHLSLRRNLIEEAYEVLAALDQEDPAAMQEEFGDLLVQVVLHAQIATEDGEFRMSDVLHGIISKLIHRHPHVFGDVQAEDAETVIANWEQIKAGERAAQGTQRGILDGVSVALPALSQAEAYTARAARVGFEWPNLEGVQGDVAEEMREFEEAETPEDREAEYGDVLFAWVNLARWLKIDPEAALRAANARFRERFAYVEQGARSQGRQLSEMSLQEMDALWDEAKQILKKT, from the coding sequence ATGCCTGAATTGACTGGCATTACCCTGTTGGGGCTTGGCCCCGGCAACCCCAAACAGATCACACGCGAAGCCTGGGATGTGCTGAACAGCGTGCCGGAAGTGTACCTGCGGACCAGCCGGCATCCGCTGGTGTCCGCTTTCCCGGCCAGCCTCAAAGTGCACAGCTTTGATCATATCTATGAGAGCGAAGCGCAGTTTGAGACTGTGTATGCGCGGATCGTGTCTGAGGTGCTGGAGCTGGGCGCCCGCCCAGGTGGGGTGGTGTATGCCGTGCCGGGTGCGCCTTTTGTGGCGGAGACCACTGCTCCGGAAATCGCCCGGCGGGCGCGCCAGGCGGGCATTCCCGTGCGGATCGTGCAGGGCCTCAGTTTCGTGGAGCCGTTGCTGGCGGTGCTGGGGGAGGACCTGCTGCCGCAGCTGAGCATTGTAGATGCCCTGGATGTGTTGGAGCAGCACCATCCCCTGTTTCCGCCGCACGCGCCGGCTTTGGTGGCCCAGGTTTATTCGCGGCAGGTGGCCGGTGACCTGAAGATCACCCTGATGGCCCAATACCCCGATGAGCATGCGGTGCGGCTGGTGCATGCGGCGGGGACGGCCGACGAGCTGGTGGAGGAGCTGCCACTGCACGCCATTGACCACAGCGAGCAGATTGGCGTGCTGACCGCCTTGTATGTGCCCGCGCTGGGACCAAACACCTCTTTTGAAGAATTCCAGGAATTGATCGCACATTTGCGCGCGCCCGAAGGCTGCCCCTGGGACCGCGAACAAACTCACCTCAGCCTGCGCCGTAATCTGATCGAAGAAGCCTATGAAGTACTGGCAGCCCTGGACCAGGAAGACCCAGCTGCCATGCAGGAAGAGTTTGGTGACCTGCTGGTGCAGGTGGTGCTGCACGCCCAGATCGCCACCGAAGATGGCGAATTCCGGATGAGTGATGTGCTGCACGGCATCATCAGCAAACTGATCCACCGCCATCCGCATGTGTTTGGGGATGTGCAGGCTGAAGACGCCGAGACCGTGATTGCCAATTGGGAACAGATCAAAGCGGGCGAGCGGGCGGCCCAAGGCACGCAGCGCGGCATCTTGGACGGCGTCTCGGTGGCGCTGCCCGCGCTAAGCCAGGCGGAAGCCTACACGGCCCGTGCGGCGCGGGTGGGCTTTGAGTGGCCCAATCTGGAGGGCGTGCAGGGCGATGTGGCCGAAGAGATGCGCGAATTCGAAGAAGCAGAAACGCCCGAGGACCGCGAAGCCGAGTACGGCGATGTGCTGTTCGCCTGGGTGAACCTGGCGCGCTGGCTGAAGATCGATCCCGAAGCGGCTTTGCGCGCCGCCAACGCCCGTTTTCGGGAGCGATTTGCCTATGTGGAGCAGGGCGCTCGCAGCCAGGGGAGGCAGTTGAGTGAGATGAGCTTGCAGGAGATGGACGCGCTTTGGGATGAGGCCAAGCAGATTTTGAAAAAGACCTGA
- the rplR gene encoding 50S ribosomal protein L18: protein MMAKKTRNIARLRRHKRVRGKVNGSEARPRLNVYRSLDSIYAQVIDDGAGHTLASASSIDTELRAQMKGKNKTEQARVVGEAVAKRATAKGVKQVVLDRGGFRYAGRVKALADGARSEGLEF, encoded by the coding sequence ATTATGGCAAAGAAGACACGCAATATCGCAAGACTGCGCCGCCACAAACGCGTGCGCGGCAAGGTCAACGGCAGCGAGGCTCGCCCACGGCTCAACGTTTACCGCAGCCTGGACAGCATCTACGCCCAGGTGATCGATGACGGCGCCGGGCACACGCTGGCTTCGGCCTCCAGCATCGACACGGAGCTGCGCGCCCAGATGAAGGGCAAGAACAAGACGGAGCAGGCCCGCGTGGTGGGTGAAGCCGTCGCTAAGCGCGCTACGGCCAAGGGTGTGAAGCAGGTGGTGCTGGACCGCGGCGGCTTTCGCTACGCAGGGCGCGTCAAGGCATTGGCCGATGGCGCCCGTAGCGAAGGATTGGAATTTTAG
- the rpmD gene encoding 50S ribosomal protein L30, producing the protein MAAKKGSNKQIKLTLVRSPIGYEKSQKATVRALGLRRMNHSVVCQDSPTVRGMIKKIIHLVKIEEA; encoded by the coding sequence ATGGCAGCTAAGAAGGGTTCTAACAAGCAGATCAAGTTGACGCTGGTGCGCAGCCCGATTGGCTACGAGAAGAGCCAGAAGGCGACTGTGCGCGCGCTGGGTCTGCGCCGTATGAACCACAGTGTGGTTTGTCAGGATTCGCCCACTGTGCGTGGCATGATCAAGAAGATCATCCACCTGGTCAAGATAGAAGAGGCTTGA
- the rpmJ gene encoding 50S ribosomal protein L36 has product MKVTASIKKRCARCKVVKRKGKLYVICSTPRHKQRQG; this is encoded by the coding sequence ATGAAAGTAACTGCATCGATCAAGAAACGCTGCGCACGCTGTAAGGTCGTGAAGCGCAAGGGCAAGCTGTACGTGATTTGCAGCACGCCGCGGCACAAGCAGCGCCAGGGTTAG
- the truA gene encoding tRNA pseudouridine(38-40) synthase TruA: MAARYKVVLAYDGSAFYGMQRQKTGRSVQAEVETVLRSLGWQGRSLLVAGRTDAGVHASGQVAAFDLAWRHAPEALQRALNVGLPADVAVTQLSQVTEDFHPRYQARSRRYHYRLYCQPQRDPLRERYAWRVWPAPGLRLLSAAARQLRGRHDFGSFGSAPTPGGSTVRQVQAAAWQKMAEDEFVFSVSADGFLYRMVRRMVGLQVKIGQGQEDPEQVARLLEDGRTKARHMAPPQGLTLVAVEY; the protein is encoded by the coding sequence ATGGCCGCACGTTACAAAGTCGTTCTAGCATATGATGGCAGCGCCTTCTACGGCATGCAGCGCCAGAAGACTGGGCGCAGTGTGCAGGCGGAGGTAGAGACGGTGCTGCGCAGCTTAGGCTGGCAGGGCCGCAGCCTGCTGGTGGCCGGCCGCACAGACGCCGGCGTGCATGCCAGCGGCCAAGTGGCCGCATTTGACCTGGCCTGGAGGCATGCGCCCGAGGCGCTGCAGCGAGCCCTGAATGTCGGCCTGCCCGCAGACGTGGCGGTCACCCAGCTAAGCCAGGTGACGGAGGATTTCCATCCTCGCTACCAGGCGCGCAGCCGGCGCTACCACTACCGCCTCTACTGCCAACCGCAGCGCGACCCGCTCAGGGAGCGTTACGCCTGGCGGGTGTGGCCGGCGCCGGGCCTGCGGCTCTTGTCGGCGGCGGCCCGGCAGCTGCGCGGCCGGCATGACTTCGGCTCATTCGGGTCGGCGCCTACACCAGGCGGCAGCACGGTGAGGCAGGTGCAGGCGGCGGCCTGGCAGAAAATGGCTGAAGATGAGTTTGTCTTCAGCGTGAGCGCTGACGGGTTTTTGTACCGCATGGTGCGCCGCATGGTGGGCCTGCAAGTGAAGATCGGCCAAGGCCAGGAAGATCCCGAGCAGGTAGCTCGGTTGCTGGAAGACGGACGCACCAAAGCGCGTCACATGGCGCCGCCCCAGGGGCTGACCCTGGTTGCGGTAGAATATTGA
- the rpsM gene encoding 30S ribosomal protein S13, with protein MARIEGVDLPRDKRIEYGLTYIYGVGLKTSQRILSETGVNPDTRVKDLTDEEAGKLREYISQNFKVEGDLRREIQLNIKRLMEIGSYRGLRHRRGLPVRGQRTRTNSRTRKGPAKTVAGRGRRRGATKK; from the coding sequence ATGGCACGTATCGAAGGCGTGGATTTGCCACGCGACAAACGCATTGAATATGGCCTGACCTACATTTATGGCGTTGGCCTGAAGACCTCTCAGCGTATTTTGAGCGAGACTGGGGTGAACCCGGACACGCGCGTCAAAGACCTGACCGACGAAGAAGCCGGTAAACTGCGCGAGTACATCAGCCAGAACTTCAAGGTGGAGGGTGACCTGCGCCGTGAGATCCAGCTGAACATCAAGCGTCTGATGGAAATTGGCAGCTATCGTGGTTTGCGTCACCGCCGCGGGCTGCCGGTGCGCGGCCAGCGCACCCGCACTAATTCGCGCACCCGCAAGGGTCCGGCCAAGACTGTGGCCGGTCGCGGCCGTCGCCGCGGCGCTACCAAGAAGTAA
- the secY gene encoding preprotein translocase subunit SecY produces the protein MRRGGAWRYLWTAPDIRRKLLFTFAILILYRLAAHVPIPGVNRDLIASLMDQGGSAATLVGLIDLISGGTLLNFSVLAMGVYPYITAQIILQLLVPIIPSLQRRMEEDPREGRKWMEKWTYLLAVPMAALTAIGQINIFSTLAGGQVIQNFGFFGPNGNPIGSLAIIFSMVAGTMFAIWLGELISEYGIRNQGLSLIIFAGIISRIPSNFLQLITGSPVGWLSLLIIVFIMIVTIFVIVYVQQGRRNVPVMYPGRRMGNRMSMPVKGTLPLMVNMAGMIPLIFAQALLQMPSIAATFFANSDTAWVANLSVGIQSFFNPQGGWYWLLYFLMVVAFSFFYTDVLFAQQNYGENLKRVGAQIPGVSRGAPTQKYLTTVLRRITLPGALFLGTIAVLPYLASIAFPLLAANSSQATLFLVSSSGLLIVVGTVRETFFNIDAELKLHGYEESLLVR, from the coding sequence ATGAGACGAGGTGGAGCATGGCGCTATTTGTGGACCGCTCCGGATATTCGCCGGAAGCTGCTGTTCACATTTGCCATTCTGATCTTGTATCGCCTGGCGGCTCACGTGCCGATTCCTGGGGTGAACCGTGACCTGATCGCCAGCCTAATGGACCAGGGCGGCTCCGCCGCCACGCTGGTGGGTCTGATCGACTTGATCTCCGGCGGTACGCTGCTGAACTTCTCTGTGCTGGCGATGGGTGTCTATCCCTACATTACGGCGCAGATCATCTTGCAGCTGTTGGTGCCGATCATTCCGTCCCTGCAACGCCGCATGGAGGAAGACCCGCGTGAGGGCCGCAAGTGGATGGAGAAGTGGACCTATCTGTTGGCGGTGCCCATGGCGGCGTTAACCGCCATCGGCCAGATCAACATTTTCTCCACCCTGGCCGGCGGGCAGGTCATTCAGAACTTCGGCTTCTTTGGCCCGAATGGCAATCCAATCGGATCGCTTGCGATCATCTTCAGCATGGTGGCGGGCACGATGTTTGCCATCTGGCTGGGTGAGCTGATCTCTGAGTACGGCATCCGCAACCAGGGCCTTTCGCTGATCATTTTTGCGGGCATCATCTCCAGAATCCCCAGCAACTTCCTGCAACTGATCACCGGCTCGCCGGTGGGCTGGCTCTCTCTGCTGATCATCGTCTTCATTATGATCGTGACGATCTTCGTGATCGTGTATGTGCAGCAGGGCCGCCGCAATGTACCGGTGATGTACCCGGGACGCCGTATGGGCAATCGCATGTCGATGCCAGTCAAGGGCACGCTGCCGCTGATGGTCAACATGGCCGGCATGATTCCACTGATCTTTGCGCAAGCTTTGTTGCAAATGCCCTCCATCGCCGCCACCTTCTTTGCCAATTCTGATACGGCCTGGGTGGCCAACCTGTCGGTCGGCATTCAGAGCTTCTTCAATCCGCAGGGCGGCTGGTACTGGCTGCTGTACTTCCTGATGGTGGTGGCATTTTCCTTCTTCTATACGGATGTGCTTTTTGCCCAGCAGAACTACGGTGAGAACCTGAAGCGGGTGGGGGCCCAGATCCCGGGCGTGAGCCGCGGCGCACCTACCCAGAAATATCTGACCACGGTGTTGCGGCGCATCACGCTGCCCGGGGCGCTGTTCCTGGGCACGATCGCGGTGCTGCCTTACTTGGCCAGCATCGCTTTCCCGCTGTTGGCCGCCAACAGCAGCCAGGCGACCCTGTTCCTGGTGAGCTCCTCTGGTTTGCTGATCGTGGTTGGCACCGTGCGCGAGACATTCTTCAACATTGATGCGGAGTTGAAGCTGCACGGTTACGAGGAGTCCCTGCTTGTCCGATAA
- the rplQ gene encoding 50S ribosomal protein L17, giving the protein MRHKIAGKRLSRNSGARTALRRILVKQLFEHERIRTTRAKAEAIRGQAEKLITLAKRGNAVEEVSAKVHSRRLAAARLNDPVIVKKLFDEIAPRFAERNGGYTRMTKLGPREGDRAEMVLLELVE; this is encoded by the coding sequence ATGCGTCACAAAATTGCTGGTAAGCGCCTCAGCCGCAACAGCGGCGCTCGCACGGCTCTGCGCCGTATCCTGGTGAAGCAGCTGTTTGAGCACGAGCGCATTCGCACCACGCGCGCCAAGGCGGAGGCCATCCGCGGCCAGGCCGAGAAGCTGATCACCCTGGCTAAGCGCGGCAATGCGGTCGAGGAAGTTTCGGCCAAAGTGCATTCGCGCCGTTTGGCTGCCGCGCGCTTAAATGACCCGGTGATCGTCAAGAAGCTGTTTGACGAGATCGCACCGCGCTTTGCGGAACGCAACGGCGGCTACACGCGCATGACCAAGCTGGGCCCGCGTGAAGGCGACCGCGCCGAGATGGTCTTGTTGGAACTGGTCGAATAA
- the rpsE gene encoding 30S ribosomal protein S5, with product MANEGKRTEKQSPVAEFEREFEEKTVEIRRVAKVVKGGRRFSFRVTVIVGDRGGQVGAGVGKANTVPDAIRKATTQARRRLQRMNLYYGTIPHEVIGRVGGSEVLLKPASPGTGVIAGGGVRAVMQAVGLQDILTKSMGSPNIHNVVMATVEALKQLKSVDELAAMRGKDISDVKPFWDRGKKNGS from the coding sequence ATGGCAAACGAAGGTAAACGAACCGAAAAGCAGTCGCCGGTTGCCGAGTTCGAGCGCGAGTTTGAAGAGAAGACTGTCGAAATTCGCCGGGTGGCCAAAGTGGTCAAGGGCGGCCGGCGCTTTTCTTTCCGTGTGACCGTGATCGTGGGTGACCGCGGCGGCCAGGTAGGCGCAGGTGTGGGCAAAGCCAACACCGTGCCTGACGCCATCCGCAAAGCGACCACGCAGGCGCGCCGCCGGCTGCAGCGCATGAACCTGTATTACGGCACCATCCCGCATGAAGTGATCGGACGGGTGGGCGGCTCTGAAGTGCTGCTTAAGCCCGCCTCCCCCGGCACCGGCGTGATCGCCGGCGGCGGTGTGCGCGCGGTGATGCAGGCAGTGGGCTTGCAGGACATCCTGACCAAGTCGATGGGCAGCCCCAACATCCACAATGTGGTGATGGCGACTGTGGAAGCTTTGAAGCAGCTGAAGTCTGTGGATGAACTGGCCGCCATGCGCGGCAAGGACATCAGTGATGTGAAACCTTTCTGGGACCGAGGCAAGAAGAATGGCAGCTAA
- the rplO gene encoding 50S ribosomal protein L15 — MKLHDLKPNKGKTTVSRRVGRGTAGRRGKTAGRGTKGQGARAGGGAGLHHQGGNLPFFRRLPFKRGFNSPFRTHYNEVNLDQLDAFKAGAAVNPESLQKAGLLRSPKDPIVLLARGELKKAVKISVHRASQAAIAKVEKAGGSVEIINEEAKPD, encoded by the coding sequence ATGAAATTGCATGATCTTAAACCCAACAAGGGTAAAACCACTGTCAGCCGTCGGGTTGGCCGTGGTACCGCCGGCCGCCGGGGCAAAACCGCCGGCCGTGGTACCAAGGGCCAAGGCGCACGCGCCGGCGGCGGCGCCGGCCTGCACCATCAGGGCGGCAACCTGCCCTTTTTCCGCCGCTTGCCTTTCAAGCGGGGCTTCAATTCGCCTTTCCGCACGCATTACAACGAGGTCAATCTGGACCAGTTGGATGCCTTTAAGGCAGGTGCTGCCGTGAACCCGGAGAGCCTGCAAAAGGCCGGCTTGCTGCGCAGCCCCAAGGACCCGATTGTCCTGTTGGCGCGCGGCGAGTTGAAGAAAGCCGTGAAGATCAGCGTGCACCGCGCCAGCCAAGCTGCCATCGCCAAGGTGGAAAAAGCCGGCGGCAGCGTCGAGATCATCAACGAAGAAGCTAAGCCAGACTGA